A stretch of the Calditrichota bacterium genome encodes the following:
- a CDS encoding beta-aspartyl-peptidase — MDAENVCETLILIKGAKVYAPRFLGKKDVLITGEKIGLIAENIDFPASLQIKVLDGTGKLLMPGFIDNHVHILGGGGEGGFKTRTPEIVLTDITRAGVTTVVGCLGTDGITRTMSNLLAKARGLEEEGISTFVYTGSYEVPVRTATGSLVNDIILIDKIIGVGEVSVSDHRSSHPTIEQLAKLASDARLGGMLSGKAGIVNVHLGDSEQKLAPIEQVIERTEIPPTQFVVTHVNRNRPLFLSAIAFAKKGGLIDMTTGRERRDRQEIPGSCAQLLKEALEADAPIENISFSSDGQGSLPVFDGNGNCTALEVSGVDSILHQLKLATLELNLSPEIVLQTVTSNPARNLKLSNKGEVVVGKDADLVLLDADWEVDTVIARGKVMVENKKTLVYGTFEPRD, encoded by the coding sequence ATGGATGCTGAAAATGTATGCGAGACACTCATTCTGATAAAGGGTGCAAAGGTTTACGCTCCCCGATTTCTGGGGAAAAAAGATGTGTTGATCACTGGCGAAAAAATTGGTTTGATTGCTGAAAACATTGATTTCCCTGCTTCCCTGCAAATAAAAGTTCTCGATGGAACAGGCAAGTTGCTCATGCCCGGATTTATCGACAATCACGTCCATATCCTCGGCGGCGGCGGCGAAGGAGGTTTCAAAACACGCACTCCGGAAATTGTATTGACGGATATTACCCGCGCCGGTGTGACTACGGTTGTCGGGTGTCTGGGAACGGACGGAATCACCAGAACCATGAGCAATTTGTTGGCCAAGGCGCGCGGTCTGGAAGAAGAAGGAATTTCTACTTTCGTTTACACCGGCTCTTACGAGGTCCCGGTGCGAACAGCGACCGGATCTCTTGTTAATGACATTATTCTCATCGATAAAATTATCGGCGTTGGCGAGGTCTCCGTATCTGACCATCGTTCCTCGCATCCGACGATTGAGCAATTGGCGAAATTGGCCTCTGACGCGCGTCTGGGTGGCATGCTTTCCGGGAAAGCGGGAATTGTGAACGTCCACCTTGGCGACAGCGAGCAGAAACTCGCGCCAATCGAGCAAGTCATTGAACGCACAGAGATTCCGCCGACGCAATTTGTCGTCACCCACGTTAACCGAAACAGACCGCTTTTCCTCTCTGCAATTGCATTTGCCAAAAAAGGCGGATTAATCGATATGACCACGGGCAGGGAGAGAAGAGATCGACAAGAGATTCCCGGTTCGTGCGCCCAGTTGCTCAAGGAAGCTCTGGAAGCCGATGCCCCGATAGAAAACATTTCCTTTTCCTCGGACGGGCAGGGAAGTTTGCCGGTGTTCGACGGGAACGGCAATTGCACCGCACTGGAAGTTTCCGGCGTTGACTCGATTTTGCACCAGTTAAAATTGGCAACTCTTGAGTTAAATCTGTCGCCGGAAATAGTTTTGCAGACAGTGACCTCGAATCCTGCCAGAAATTTGAAATTGAGCAATAAAGGCGAAGTTGTGGTCGGAAAAGATGCCGATTTAGTGCTGCTGGATGCCGACTGGGAAGTTGACACAGTGATTGCCCGCGGCAAAGTGATGGTTGAAAACAAAAAAACGCTCGTGTACGGGACTTTTGAACCAAGAGATTGA
- a CDS encoding GNAT family N-acetyltransferase — MLSWRCHFFVQKAAKQHIIQQGDAKIDSGSINTVHSFIAGEKIYLRPIAIDDANFIYQGENDELVRDALFLALPVSLSAAREKIEKSINDPSQIVFMIVTKDRHITVGQTAFFRIDYISRAAVFYLAILDAKFWGSGFGAETTKLMVDYAFQTLNLNRIQLHVNEKNTPAIKIYQRVGFQKEGVLRQAMFKNNRYFDFWVMGILREEWEKILKR, encoded by the coding sequence ATGCTTTCATGGCGGTGCCATTTTTTTGTTCAAAAAGCTGCCAAACAACACATTATCCAACAAGGAGATGCAAAAATAGATTCCGGATCAATAAACACGGTCCACTCTTTTATTGCCGGAGAAAAAATCTACCTTCGGCCGATTGCAATCGATGACGCCAATTTCATCTACCAGGGGGAGAATGACGAACTTGTCCGCGATGCGCTGTTTTTGGCGTTGCCAGTAAGCCTTTCCGCCGCCCGCGAAAAAATTGAAAAATCCATCAATGATCCCAGCCAGATCGTATTTATGATTGTGACAAAAGACCGCCATATCACCGTAGGACAGACCGCGTTTTTTCGTATCGATTACATCAGCCGCGCAGCGGTGTTTTATCTTGCAATTCTCGATGCAAAATTTTGGGGTTCCGGTTTTGGCGCCGAAACCACGAAATTGATGGTCGATTATGCCTTTCAAACGCTAAATTTAAACCGCATCCAACTGCACGTAAATGAAAAAAATACGCCTGCAATAAAAATTTACCAACGCGTTGGATTTCAAAAAGAAGGTGTGTTGCGCCAGGCAATGTTCAAAAACAACCGCTATTTTGACTTCTGGGTCATGGGTATTTTGCGCGAGGAGTGGGAAAAAATATTAAAGCGGTGA
- a CDS encoding M48 family metalloprotease — protein MEKIFEKIGHSLGATFNKGKWLYQSAFGSEKDALQAELKVSRDLVRKLKKEITILIQSDGQKTLERIGSRLCDQFRETDRDFRFYLIASRDVNGFALPGGLVFLTSGLFRKIENNEDEIAFVLAHEMSHIQLRHLMSRILANYSIQTISRLLRPGGTLGALASEIVANLLKSGFSQENEFEADKGAVRLMSRANFDVTASASLLRKLQSENESSPAIHHYFSTHPPVQERIRALTPLIRKKLK, from the coding sequence GTGGAAAAAATATTTGAAAAAATAGGCCATTCCCTTGGCGCAACTTTTAACAAAGGAAAATGGCTCTACCAATCGGCCTTCGGATCAGAAAAAGATGCGCTCCAAGCTGAGTTAAAAGTCTCACGCGATCTCGTCCGTAAATTAAAAAAAGAAATCACAATTTTAATTCAATCCGATGGACAGAAGACATTAGAGCGCATCGGTTCACGGCTTTGCGATCAATTCAGGGAGACGGACAGGGATTTTCGCTTTTATCTCATAGCCAGCCGCGATGTCAATGGTTTTGCTCTGCCCGGCGGGTTGGTTTTTCTCACTTCCGGTTTGTTCAGAAAAATCGAAAACAACGAGGATGAGATCGCTTTTGTGCTGGCGCACGAAATGAGCCACATTCAACTTCGCCATTTGATGAGCCGAATTCTTGCCAATTATTCTATTCAAACCATTTCCCGATTATTGAGACCCGGCGGCACTCTTGGCGCCCTGGCGAGTGAGATTGTCGCCAATCTGCTCAAAAGTGGTTTTTCGCAGGAAAATGAATTTGAAGCGGACAAAGGAGCGGTTCGCCTGATGTCGCGCGCTAATTTTGATGTCACAGCTTCAGCCTCGCTGCTCAGAAAATTGCAGTCGGAGAATGAATCGAGCCCTGCAATTCATCACTATTTTTCCACGCATCCGCCGGTTCAGGAAAGAATTCGGGCGCTAACGCCGCTAATCAGGAAGAAATTGAAATAA